The following proteins are encoded in a genomic region of Arachis stenosperma cultivar V10309 chromosome 4, arast.V10309.gnm1.PFL2, whole genome shotgun sequence:
- the LOC130975758 gene encoding uncharacterized protein LOC130975758: protein MTTILNPMMADHKLKFERLARQVERIVRIVDYDEGERHNARRNNEGFENVFQNENNVFNRKNPHIVLRGQNADEVLARLRANHGGECYQVTRIMEEVLNRVGLNAGEVGESTTEHVARYLVEIGNLANYENLKMKFFPSSLMKNAFTWFSNLRPNSIIIWNQLKTAFHAQFYRGKLNVAVTDLVALKRENGETIDDYMIRFKNARSRCYVSLPESEVVKIIVMELGFYMRR, encoded by the exons ATGACCACGATTCTGAATCCTATGATGGCTGATCACAAATTAAAATTCGAACGCCTTGCTAGACAGGTCGAACGAATTGTTCGAATCGTTGATTATGATGAAGGTGAAAGGCATAATGCTAGGAGAAATAATGAAGGATTCGAAAATGTGtttcaaaatgaaaataatgttTTTAACCGAAAAAATCCTCATATAGTTCTCCGTGGGCAAAATGCAGATGAAGTTCTAGCCAGATTACGTGCTAATCATGGTGGAGAATGTTATCAGGTCACTAGAATTATGGAAGAAGTGCTCAATCGAGTGGGTTTGAATGCTG GGGAAGTAGGAGAATCGACTACTGAACATGTTGCTCGATATTTGGTTGAGATTGGAAATTTGGCCAATTAtgagaatttgaaaatgaaGTTTTTTCCTTCTTCGTTAATGAAGAATGCATTTACTTGGTTTTCGAATCTCAGACCGAATTCGATAATAATATGGAATCAGTTGAAAACTGCTTTTCACGCTCAATTTTATCGAGGGAAATTAAATGTGGCAGTTACTGATCTAGTAGCTTTGAAACGAGAGAATGGTGAAACCATCGATGATTATATGATACGTTTCAAAAATGCTAGAAGTAGATGCTATGTTTCATTACCTGAGAGTGAAGTGGTGAAGATAATAGTTATGGAGCTAGGATTTTATATGCGTCGATAA